In Ciona intestinalis unplaced genomic scaffold, KH HT000016.2, whole genome shotgun sequence, one DNA window encodes the following:
- the LOC100187292 gene encoding uncharacterized protein LOC100187292: MMKKAEIVGLNKPLRIVQVDIPATPKKGAIVKVAYSGVCHSDIHQWDDCIDLGNTKIGLSDAIGYKLPVVPGHEISGTVYSIGEEADAAAGLKVGDRVAVYPWIGCSKCGVCTHGKSECCKERQLTIIGVGASSGGHSTHVAVTEVQFVVKLPDSIPLDLACMLPCSGLTTYNAVTSVLDTVEKATLYHGKASVLIIGAGGLGLWSLRLAQALFPPTTEITVADISEEKLKVAKDRGCHDTVFWDRSLSAADLHKATISKGNKGGFDAIMDFVNSQVTAERAFRCLKPYGLHVMVGLFGGAATFPLPMLTLGARQIKGVYVGSLQQFNELIDLVSKNKLDPPPLNYFKLNDVTKAFTLLKEGKINGRGLIKHDDKASL, from the exons ATGATGAAAAAAGCAGAAATAGTAGGATTAAACAAACCTTTACGTATCGTACAAGTCGATATTCCTGCAACTCCAAAGAAAGGAGCAATCGTAAAG GTAGCATACAGCGGTGTATGTCATTCAGACATACACCAATGGGATGACTGTATCGACCTTGGAAATACCAAAATTGGACTTTCGGACGCCATAGGATATAAACTACCAGTCGTTCCTGGACATGAAATCTCGGGAACAGTGTATTCTATCGGGGAAGAAGCAG ACGCGGCAGCTGGTCTAAAGGTTGGTGATCGAGTAGCTGTTTATCCTTGGATTGGCTGCAGCAAATGCGGTGTCTGCACTCACGGCAAATCAGAATGTTGCAAAGAACGACAGTTGACAATTATTGGTGTGGGTGCATCAAGCGGCGG CCACTCTACGCATGTAGCAGTCACAGAGGTTCAGTTTGTTGTTAAACTTCCCGATTCTATACCACTGGACCTTGCTTGTATGTTGCCATGCTCGGGTCTTACAACTTACAACGCTGTAACAAGTGTGTTGGATACGGTGGAGAAGGCGACACTTTATCACG GAAAAGCATCTGTGCTGATCATCGGTGCTGGAGGTCTTGGTTTATGGAGTCTCAGACTTGCTCAAGCTCTCTTTCCCCCAACAACGGAAATCACTGTCGCAGATATTAGC gAGGAAAAACTGAAAGTGGCAAAAGATAGAGGATGTCACGATACTGTCTTTTGGGATCGTTCTCTAAGTGCTGCGGATTTACACAAGGCTACAATAAGCAAAGGGAATAAAGGCGGCTTCGATGCCATCATGGATTTCGTGAACAGTCAAGTTACTGCGGAAAGGGCGTTCAGGTGCTTGAAACCG TATGGCCTGCATGTGATGGTCGGTTTATTTGGAGGAGCTGCAACATTTCCTTTACCAATGTTGACACTTGGTGCAAGACAAATAAAAGGAGTTTACGTGGGATCTCTGCAACAGTTTAACGAGTTAATCGACCTGGTATCTAAGAATAAG TTGGACCCACCACCTCTCAACTACTTTAAGTTGAACGACGTTACAAAGGCATTCACTCTGTTGAAAGAAGGCAAGATAAATGGACGTGGGCTGATCAAGCACGATGATAAAGCATCtttgtaa
- the LOC100184905 gene encoding TRAF3-interacting protein 1, which translates to MDPKIIKKTKDTMGTIIKKPPLTDKLLSKPPFRFLHDIITEVIRTSGFLKGLFTSEEMDSKNVTAKEDKLAFLQKVIDCVGLVSGDTLSVRPNKVIAGHEPEKTNELLQVMAKCIMKNKSSADAVQQMLTGKSSKSSKPKDKPPSGVKRGEVGEKPEREEGGRERKKKSSDHNRDRSHDKRRSSADKERRRERERSSDNRPEHHEEAEEEQDHGRKRRKSKKHQNEIEPPTPQIDSSNGREENEDQNGNEENVGLRENAEGAESNAPVVRAPRPASAKGQRRKPYSGGRSKPDVQQEENEEAPVAPRKLARPPSARPAAPRVRQRQNAADQEIDRIASGGQQRSAPIIVDRNLGATPSDDDDEQFVVEDADPMLQEEPTGLSNTAQMEEDEEHGGLVRKILETKKELEQSAAGRNKVEKHTEIQRTNVTTAQQRKERELVAKEIDQLRNSVQTLCQSATPLAKIIDYIQEDMDAMQNELVFWQKENTQHAVRLKDEEEITLRAVEPLKHELEELESSISTYRNQMAATKANIIRNQEKIHKMVSAVAARS; encoded by the coding sequence TGAAGGGCCTATTTACAAGTGAAGAAATGGATTCAAAAAATGTCACAGCCAAAGAGGATAAATTGGCATTTCTGCAAAAAGTGATTGACTGTGTTGGTTTGGTGTCTGGTGACACACTTTCTGTGAGACCTAACAAAGTGATAGCTGGGCATGAACCAGAGAAAACTAATGAACTGCTACAGGTAATGGCAAAATGTATCATGAAAAACAAATCGTCAGCAGATGCAGTTCAACAGATGTTAACTGGGAAGTCTAGTAAATCGTCAAAACCAAAAGATAAACCACCTTCTGGTGTTAAACGTGGAGAAGTTGGAGAAAAACCAGAAAGAGAAGAAGGTGGAAGGGAAAGAAAGAAGAAAAGCTCAGACCATAATCGTGATAGAAGTCATGACAAGAGGCGATCGTCTGCTGACAAAGAGAGACGACGAGAGAGAGAACGCAGCTCGGATAATAGGCCCGAGCATCATGAAGAGGCAGAAGAAGAACAGGATCATGGAAGAAAGAGAAGAAAGAGCAAAAAGCATCAAAATGAGATTGAACCTCCTACTCCACAAATTGATTCCTCCAATGGCCGAGAAGAGAATGAAGATCAAAATGGAAACGAAGAGAATGTTGGATTAAGAGAAAATGCAGAAGGGGCTGAGAGTAATGCTCCAGTTGTACGAGCACCCCGTCCTGCTTCTGCTAAAGGTCAGAGAAGGAAACCTTATTCTGGTGGAAGATCAAAACCGGATGTTCAACAAGAAGAAAATGAAGAAGCACCGGTTGCTCCTCGGAAATTAGCGCGTCCACCCAGTGCAAGGCCGGCTGCACCTAGAGTAAGGCAACGACAAAATGCTGCCGACCAAGAAATAGATAGAATAGCAAGCGGTGGGCAGCAACGCTCAGCTCCTATTATCGTGGATCGGAATTTAGGAGCAACTCCAtcagatgatgatgatgaacaGTTCGTTGTGGAGGATGCTGATCCGATGCTGCAGGAGGAACCAACCGGACTTTCTAACACTGCGCAAATGGAAGAGGACGAGGAACATGGAGGACTTGTTCGGAAGATTTTGGAAACAAAGAAAGAGTTAGAGCAATCTGCTGCTGGGAGAAATAAGGTGGAAAAGCACACAGAAATCCAGCGTACAAATGTCACTACAGCACAACAACGTAAAGAGCGCGAGCTCGTAGCAAAGGAAATCGATCAACTTCGTAACTCCGTACAGACATTGTGTCAGAGTGCAACACCGCTGGCTAAAATTATTGATTACATTCAAGAAGATATGGATGCCATGCAGAATGAGCTTGTGTTCTGGCAGAAGGAGAATACGCAGCACGCTGTTCGGTTAAAAGATGAGGAGGAAATTACTTTAAGAGCTGTTGAACCTCTGAAACATGAATTGGAGGAACTAGAAAGCAGCATATCTACTTATCGTAATCAGATGGCTGCAACAAAAGCAAACATCATTCGAAACCAGgagaaaatacataaaatggTGTCAGCAGTTGCTGCAAGGTCCTAA